A part of Thermococcus sp. JdF3 genomic DNA contains:
- a CDS encoding radical SAM protein — MKKMSWEEFARSMGVEPQILENEEARLLKKFVMDLKFPTHCQGCQGLDLSNPNPVHHPSYELTPACNHDCIFCYSNVAVKLGKAPKPGYYGWERPYAITVSQYGEPLISPRIVEVNKILRERFPEARLDLQTNGSLLTEELWEKLDFDLVMISLDASTREKHLKITNADTFDAVVNALRIVGRDKSVRSAVRTIFMPGINNEDIPKIAELAASLGIDEMMLQPLTIHELNVERLRKAGLDFERAESVRDYLKAAMEAKKYIDVRISGCQLAIYRTMDPLTLFSARRVARDVAPAMKRERA, encoded by the coding sequence ATGAAGAAGATGAGCTGGGAGGAGTTCGCGAGGAGCATGGGAGTGGAGCCGCAAATCCTCGAGAACGAGGAGGCGAGGCTGTTAAAGAAGTTCGTGATGGATTTGAAGTTCCCCACCCACTGTCAGGGCTGCCAGGGGCTCGATCTGAGCAACCCCAATCCCGTTCACCACCCGAGCTACGAGCTCACGCCGGCGTGCAACCACGACTGCATATTCTGCTACTCAAACGTCGCGGTGAAGCTCGGAAAGGCCCCAAAGCCCGGCTACTACGGCTGGGAGAGGCCATACGCCATAACCGTTTCACAGTACGGCGAGCCGCTCATAAGCCCGCGCATAGTTGAAGTGAACAAGATACTCCGCGAGCGCTTTCCCGAGGCGAGGCTCGATCTTCAGACGAACGGTTCCCTTCTCACCGAGGAGCTGTGGGAGAAGCTCGACTTCGACCTCGTGATGATAAGCCTCGATGCATCAACGAGGGAAAAGCACCTCAAAATTACCAACGCCGACACCTTCGATGCGGTTGTAAACGCCTTGAGGATAGTCGGAAGAGATAAGAGCGTCCGCTCGGCTGTGAGGACTATATTCATGCCCGGCATAAACAACGAGGACATACCGAAGATAGCAGAGCTTGCGGCTTCCCTCGGAATAGACGAGATGATGCTCCAGCCCCTCACGATTCACGAGCTGAACGTCGAGCGGTTGAGAAAGGCCGGCCTCGACTTCGAGCGGGCCGAGAGCGTAAGGGACTACCTGAAGGCCGCGATGGAGGCAAAGAAGTACATAGACGTCCGCATAAGCGGCTGTCAGCTCGCAATCTACAGGACGATGGATCCATTGACGCTGTTCAGCGCGAGGCGCGTTGCCAGGGACGTCGCACCGGCGATGAAGAGGGAGAGAGCCTGA
- a CDS encoding dihydroorotate dehydrogenase electron transfer subunit — MLERVTLREVWDAARDVKAFRFDKRLEFTAGQFIMTWLPGVGEKPFSLAWRDLIVVKRVGPFTSRLFELAEGDHLWIRGPYGRGFEPRGEKIALIGGGIGIPPLYAFAKQHRRRFERITLLYGARSREELALMDIENYVDEVVITTDDGSAGRKGFPTDVLAERKNEFDQVYACGPEPMLKAVLGVMDHRNVQVSAERYMKCGIGVCGSCNLGKYLVCRDGPVFDGFQLRGLL, encoded by the coding sequence ATGCTGGAAAGGGTAACACTTAGGGAAGTTTGGGACGCTGCCAGGGACGTTAAAGCCTTCCGCTTCGATAAGAGGCTCGAATTTACCGCCGGACAGTTCATAATGACATGGCTCCCGGGAGTCGGGGAAAAACCCTTCAGCCTGGCCTGGAGGGACTTGATAGTCGTCAAGCGCGTTGGCCCCTTCACGTCGAGGCTCTTCGAGCTGGCTGAGGGAGACCACCTCTGGATCCGCGGGCCGTACGGCAGGGGCTTCGAGCCAAGGGGAGAGAAGATAGCCCTGATCGGCGGCGGCATAGGGATTCCACCACTCTACGCCTTCGCAAAACAGCACCGGCGCAGATTTGAGAGGATAACACTCCTCTACGGGGCAAGAAGCAGAGAGGAGCTGGCACTGATGGACATCGAGAACTACGTGGACGAAGTGGTAATCACGACCGATGACGGCTCCGCTGGCAGAAAGGGCTTCCCAACGGACGTGCTGGCGGAGAGAAAGAACGAGTTCGACCAAGTCTACGCCTGCGGCCCGGAGCCGATGCTCAAAGCGGTGCTGGGGGTTATGGACCACAGGAACGTCCAGGTTTCGGCGGAGCGCTACATGAAGTGTGGAATCGGTGTCTGCGGCTCCTGCAACCTTGGAAAGTACCTCGTCTGCCGCGACGGGCCGGTTTTCGACGGCTTCCAGCTCAGGGGACTGCTCTGA